catttattactcatgggtgtggaacgacatgagggtaagacctttgttaatcttcggaacacaaattaagatatttttgttgaaatccgatggctcagtgaggcctgcatagccagcaatgacatttcttctctcaagatccattaatgtactaaaaacatatttaaattagttcatgtgagtacagtggttcaatattaatattataaagcgacgagaatatttttggtgcaccaaaaaaaaaaaaaaaaaaaaaaaaaaagcgactTATATAGTgctggccgatttcaaaacactgcttcaggaagcttcggagcgttatgaatcagtgtatttcatcagatttcaacaaaaatatcttaatttgtgttccgaagattaacaaaggtcttacgggtgtgcaactgcatgagggtgagtaattaatgacagaattttcatttttgggtgaacaaaccctttaatataACTATGAATTGTATGTATAAATTTGTCATGGTAGCTTTCCATATAAATCTTAATGATGCCATTAGTACAATTACATAATGCAGAGTTTGTACAGCAACAGCAATTTTTTCCATTATTGTACAGCATTGACACTTCATATTTACTGTTTTATCTAAAACTACTTTTCAACTTTTGGGTcattaagattttaaaattttttgaaagaagtctcttatgctcaccaagtctgcatttatttgatcaaaaattgaGTAAAAACTTTGTAAAATATTAGTGGTAGTGATATTAGTGAAATATAGTGGCAGTTCTGGCCTAAGGGTTAGAGTCGGACTTTTAACCCAAAGGTCGCAGGCTCGAATCTCAGTACCAGCAGGATATGTAGGTTGGTGGAGTGAAATGAACAGTGCTCTTTCattctcattacccacaactgaggtgccttTGAGCAAGGCACCAAACCCCCTAATCACTCCCTGGGTGCTGaggcaaaaatggctgcccactgcagCAAAAAGACTGCACTTgtatgggtgaaatgcagagcacaaattccaagtatgggacaCTGTACTCGGCTTCACGTCACTTCGTCGtcatattacaaattaaaataacttttcagcatcattactccattcttcaatgtcaatgatccttcagaaatcattcaaatatgctgatttgctgctcaaataACAGTGCTGAAAATATTGcttaattttgtggaaaccgaatatttttgtttgaaatcgaaatcttttgtaacattaacttttactgtcacttgatcAGTTTAATCCTTCCTTGCTCAATAAAAGAATCTACTATagaatattaaaaatcttactgaccccaaactttgaaacAAAAATGTAGAAGAAACGGAAATTTGTGGAGCACATCAGCAGTGGTCCTTTTAAGTCTGTAAGTGTTGTCTTTGAAGGGGAACTCAAGTCACATAGCTTAAAAATAGCATGTTATTGGATACTTAAAGAGCTGCTTCTTTCCGTCAatgatctgaattttttttaaggtgAAAAAGTGAAACAATAGGTGTGCTTGACTTCATGCGGcactgcacagaccgatcagCATCTGAATTGAAGCAGTGCATGGCGGTTCGAAGTTTTGTCTGACTTGAGACAGCACCGATACCATGTCACTGTGACATatggcatcaaagtaccgcaagaaTGATTTGAGAGCAGATGGCTAACTCAGCCACTGCAAATTCTCCAGAGTGGCTGCACAAGCTCAGATGACGACAGCTGTTCCACGATTGGCCGGATTTACTGATGGCAACAATGACGTTGCGTGTTTATTCTGACACCTTCACTTCCACTAATGCTCCatgtttttataacagtaaaaactCTCCATGTAACCATAAagttatattgtgtcatgtttatcaaaataaaaaaatgtatagacCAACTTTATTAGTATTTAAATGGTATAGGCTTATGTTGAACTgtattaagcagtacataaaaaatgtttgttgctTACTGAAACCATCGGTTTGACAAATACTGCATCTAATCCGCTTCGTCTGTGAAGTACGCAAACACAGCACGACTGTCACTATGGGAAGCAGAAAGTGTTTGACTTGATGGCTCAGTTTTTAACTCCTCCCCTGACTGCAAGCGGCAACTCTCGCTGATTGGACTGCGCAGCGCCGCATGAAGTCGAACATACCTAATATCTTGCCATATGGTCCACACTCTACCATACAGAACCTGATGAGTTCAGacaacattttgcatttttgaccTTTAACTAAGGGTGTGTTTACACAACAAGGATGTACTGATGGAAAAGTTTTTcgcaaaacgatccccgttcacacggatccgaaaaaatgattaaaaatgctgtattatgctgccaggccagtagttggcaatatCACTTTGTTAAGAAACACTGCGTAGACTGAACACACAATGCACGATAttaccattttcacaaatttgcgtttttgtagtttacacgaaGACGGTAACaatatagttttcaaaaacccattttcaaaagtttgcattttcaggcccccaaaatgcataaaaagtgttctgtttttagttgGAAACAATGTTGCATAAACGCCCCCTAAAACAggttaaaatgaatgtgaataGGCCTACTTGAAATGTGGGAAAAAATGTCTTGCCAGGTTCATACCAttgcaaattaataaatgagGTATTGCAATATCACTGAGCTCTCTATGGAAGAAATGACAACAATTTTATAGCTTTTTAGATTTGTGGGTATCTGTTTATGCACAGCTCTCTTAAGGTCCTGCCACAGCATTTCAATCAAGTTAAAGTCTGGACTTTGACTGGACCATTGAAACAccttgattcttttctttttcagccattctgttGTAGATTTGCTGGCTTGCTTTGCTGTAGGTTGGCttgggatcattgtcctgaAGCATGACTCAATTTCAGCCAAGCTTTAGCTGTCGGACAGATGCCCTGACATTTGACTCTAGAATACTTTGGTATGCAGAGGAGTTCACGGTCAACTCAATGACTGCAAGGTGCCCAAGGCCTGTGACTGCAAAacaagcccaaatcatcacccctCCACCATCGTGCTTGACAGTTGGTATGAGGTGTTTATGAGATGATTTGCTTTTATAGAGGTGGTCACACTTGCTGATGGATCAATTTGATTAGCAGCACCTGGCTGCTACTTAGCCTCTTAATCCCTATGGAAGCAGTAAGGGTGTATGAAGGGTGAGTCTCAATCAGCTTCCTAGGCTGTGAGTCAGTATATTGTGTAATTCAGGCACTAGTAAGGACCctggctcactacacattgggacacttggggcctcatttataaaatgtgcagaaaccgtcctaaatttgatcttacgatcatttctcagatgtgcgtacgtgtgattcatagaataaacgtacacacagaaaacgagcgtGTGCCTCTctgcctctctttcagatgtgaaatctataaatcgcaaataaTCTTGAACTTGCGCGCAGCTAAATGCTTTCAGTTCTCCGTGTTTTAAacaacacctaattaatgtcatttacatataaaagatcaacagTCATCATCCAAATCCTTGGCGAGcagcaagaatagcttagatttctaaaaacctgcagtaatctgaccaggaaaagtgtgtacgtctgctcagaccctgacgtgacgctaagcacttttccacatcaaagaccgtttttataaatatgagcgttgggGTGGCTTTAagcgtacgcacactctaagatcaaatctgtgcgtatgcacgctttataaatgaggcccctggacACTATTTCCAGTGACATGACAATatcctcattgtacaacattGTGCAACATTTCAGtcgtaaataaattataaatgttagatTATGTTCATTGCCTGCTTAGCGATtaatgtttatgctgaaatataattcaacaatggtttgtattttaataaacatcTATCAAGTGTCATTATGTGTAGCGAGTTTCAGTGCACTGGCAGGATTTTGCAaatgagacagcccttaaaatggccgacttCCTGATTAGTGATTGAGAAGCACCCTTAGTTTTTCCACACATGGCTTCAGGATTCATTAATCTTaacagctgtaatagtaaaaacgtagTATAAGGTTCCACAGTTTTCTGAActttggtttcaataaaagctgtttttgggcTAACAAGgatgttttcagttctgaaaaaTGTACTgaatattcttatagtatgatgacctcttatatgtcaaagaCTCGAGGAacatttgatttctcaattcacgACCCCTTTAAGACCTGCTcaggaccagatgatttttattatgttcTGATAAAACCATAGAATTCAAAGAGGGtgtactttctttttcacatgactgtatatgTGCCGccattataaaaatatgtaatgccctgatataaacatttaaaagtaattctGCTGTCTTTACTGTTGACTTTAATATGCATCAATTGTCAAGAAATAAATATAGAGCTAGTCATTTACTGTAGCTATTTTGCATTTTGGATAGTGTCATTCAACATTTAATATTACTTACAAtaatttaccatggtaataGTTTCAGCTAAAATACTACAGTAccatattacaatattttgatatttttatgacAGTGGTGTCTAATTCCAAGTGTAGGACAAATAAGGTTAATTCAGGATAATTGAGACATTTTCCCCCCAGTCATCTTAAGGCAAAATATGTCCCAAtttacctgaattcaccctaacTGTATAACCTCATATTTTAACAGAAACTATGGTTATGACGGAAAATATTTCCATAATACAGGGAATTTAGTGAACATCATCCGATATGTGACATATATgcaattttagttaaaaatgtacattatcaCTGATCAAATGTTTATGCACTCCCAAAGTAATTATTCATATCTAAGATAATATTGTTAATGTCCTTTGAATTGACCTTTCTGAAGGCTTGTGCAAATACTGAAAAGATTGATATATCGTAAGATCAATGATGTTGCTTAAGCAACAGTATCcctttttgttaaaataacaaCTGCCccttaaaacatgtttttatattaagTCTATTCTATTTTATCTTGTTTGCTGAAGATAGTATCCAAGCCTATGACTCTGTGACCCTCGTTTTCAACTTGAAATGCAAATATAACCATGAAGATCCAGGAAAGGAGGGAAAATACTGTGGCATTGGTCCAGTAGATCCATCATCATTTCATATAGGCAACATTCTTGGTGCACAGACGCTGAGATGCTATTAAAACTCACACAAATGCTGAAAAGCCCTCACTTTGACTCTGTTATTAGAAGAAAACACAACATACTTTCAACACTCAAAAATTGatcaacaaaacaatacatactTGGTTTTTATGTTCAAATGTTAATGTTGACCCCTAAAGTTCACTTATATTTGATATGATAAGGCACACCGAACATATGAGTTATGATTATGAAAGAGGCCTCTGTCTGTGTGGATAAGGTTTGTAAAACTTGAATAAACTGGGTGTAATGTAAACGATCAGTAAGAATGTTCAGTAAATAACAGATTTATCCCTTTATTAGGCATTGATTGACATTTGGCACACTATATGTTACCATTTACCATTAGTATGGACAGCTGAAACAGATTTATTTCCAAACGTTCTTCTGACAGAAGGACACTGCCTGTAGGAGTtagaaaagttaaaaaaaaagttaaaaaaaagctaGAATATGCACATTTGGcagatttattaatttaaaaggcTTTTCTGTACACTTACCCCACAGTCGAGAGCAGTCTGGAGGTCTTTGCAGCTGTAGTCCGGTCCAAGACTACAGGGGTCGGCAGCAATCACAGGCTCCCTCTcaccagaaacacacaaatttGCCATCTAAAgggaaaacagaaaataatgttGCCTTTTATTAAAGATGCATTCAGTAGTAATCATAATTTGGCTGCCACCTCTGTAGATGCACTAGTAGCGTAGTATTGTTTGGTGACGTGAAGAGCGAAAATTACAATGAAGCATATCGTGCTTTACCAGTGGAGACAGTAAACATCTGTACATAATAGACAAGATGCAAGATCTGAAGACTGAGAAATTCCTGAGTAGTGATGCCCAATTTTCTTCTGTTTTGTTTGACAGGTAAGGGAATTAATTATTGTGTAGACTGCTCTCTAAAACTCACTAGTATCtgtgtaatttacataaaactcAGAGACAATCATGCTGATCCATGTCAATACATGGCAGTGCCGCATTTAACAATATTGTGgtaattaaaggaatagttcacccaaatattaaaatttactgttaatttacTTGTCTAGAACAGCAAAGAAGATTTCTGAAACTGTGGTCCTCTGTGATTgatataatggaagtcaatgggtgccgtcactTTGAGATTCATAAAAACAtatgcagacaaaacaaaattaataccaactgaacattatttacatcATTATTACTTGTAAAAGCCTGGCAAATGGTCCTGAGCAAATTCAAGACAATCTGCAGCGCAAGCTTCCTGTCGCATAATGATGTATGTACAGGAGTTCAAACGCTGAGAATCTATGAAAAGTCAATCTTCCCATTTGATATTAATAGGTTGCGACATCCAGTCTAAGCACAAGTACGATTTTGATAAACAATACAGAGTGTCCTTCCTCTCTGTTGTAAACAAACACAACGTTAGCTCACGTGTGAGTTTATTCCAACTCATACGTCATTATGTGACAGGAAGCTCATGCTCCATACTGTTGTGAATGCGCTCAGGACTGTTTGCCAAAGCTTTGGATTAGAGGTAGAaaagttgtaaataatgttcagtttcttgcatAGACTGATCGTTTCACTTTTTAAGACCTCAGTGTATCGTTAGGAGCCACGGGTACTAATTTAGTTTTTTCGTTTTgtctgcatatgtttttttgaatCTCAAAATGACGGCACCCACTGACTTCAATTATATGAATCACAGAAGACCCGATTTTAAGCTAAAAATCTTATTTACTGCtctattggaaaaaaaaaagtcacctacatcttggatggcctgagggtgagtaaattaacagcaaatttgtgaactatccctttaaactacaCAAAGAACAGCAATGCTGCTAGCTAAGTGACTAATGAATGCTTCTTTAACAATGCAACAGAGTTGGAAATCCCTCTGCTGGAAGGCTATCGTGGTACATTAATAAGTCAAAAAAGGTCACAattttgtaaacaaaacaactggattttttttttcttgtttgagaagccatttcactttgATATACGTTACAATAGAGAAggaaagactatcacaactgtatcatgccaattttaaaggtgcagtagctTTTAACTTTAATGAAATCCAGTCAATTCAATTGAAATCTTTGCGATCGAGAATTTCATGTGAGTGCGAAATATGTCCCCACACAGATTTAGCATCGGATTCGAGTTGGTCAAGTGAATTCACCCACAGAAAGAATCCGTTGACCAACAGGAAGCCTGAAAACCTGCTTGGTTTGAaggtgacttctgtgtgagctgtgcttcatacattaCTACACTGCTGACAATGGACAATAGaccttttaatgctttttttagAAAGTGTAAAAATCTAGTAGATTCTACCTTACAAATATCCAGCGCACCCTGTGGTTTTCTCAGAAGCACAAGTAGCTGGTTCCCATGCTTCTGCACGTACATGTCACACTAGATGAGATACAGAAATTATTATAAACTTACAAATTCAGGGAACTCAAAAGTCAGTAATTCAAAGGAGCAGCTTGATGTCTAACCTTCGGCATGGCACCTGGGTGCAGCTGGCAGACGGTGTCAAGGAATGAAGCAGCCTGGCTCTCAGTGGCATTGGAGCCCAGATGCATTCGAGTCAGAACCGTCAACGTCAGACATGAATCACAATCAGAAAGTGCCGGAGCCGCTGTTCAAAAAAAGAGAGGTGGATGAAGAAACAGAATAGAAAGAAATTTGTCTAAAGTAGGGGTGTCTAAACctattcctggagggccactgtcctagaaagtttagctctaaccctaattaaacacacctgaaccagctaatcaaggtcttcagactcactaggctgtgtctgaaatctcccccatacccttaaatagggcactatttgaagggacagccatttgtagtggtgtccaaaaccatagtggacattatcgagtgcattcattcaatcccacaatacACCACAATAACAACTATACAACTGATGTACGCTCAActgctagagaatacccataatgcaccgtGAGAGTCGCGCCGAATGAATTCCTGCATCTGATCAGAAGATGACCAGAAGCttgcagctgaatcatccatccatctattttccaaactgctggtccaatgtggctacagtgtaataggtataaattcctttttaacttaaattgtttaattaaggtttatacatgttagtttccatgacagggttcaagataaatcttttcattactactggagctgccagtttacTAAGTTtctaatgattattaaacagcaagcacaaactatgcaaaagcggaAGCCCTTCTGGCGCACTCAGTCTCTGAATTcgctcactcgttttcattcactccctctaactatattagtggactaacatagggaatagtgaatgagggtataggggccgatttcgaacacagctaCTAGAAACTTCCTGTCAAGTCTGTTGGAGTTGGTTGGAGATAAACTGTTGGCCCTCCAGAAACAGGAATGGACTCCCCTGGTCTAAAAggacaaaacaatacaaaataattagcaattaattttgtgaattattcctttattaattttcagaagtgttaaatgcaaaaaatagtCTGAACTCTAACCATTAACGGGATGCTCCCATATTTCACAAAGATGAAGGAGAGTGCATATGAAGTTAGGAGAGGTATTGTTCAGTAGCATGTCAACCAACCGTTGGACGTATTTTTCAACCAACTTATTGCACTGTGGCTGAATCAGAGTAGGAAACTCTCTGCACAAACTCTCAAGCAGGACAGTTATGATGCTCTGTAGGgtgaaaacacaaaacactggCGTTCAGGGTTTTTCTAATCAAACTGAAGACTTTTTAGGACTGAAGACAGTTTGCTTAATGTGACCTTTCTTTtccattgtgaaaaaaaaaaaaattacagctgcatttttttttacacatctATTTTGATCCATTATTTGATCAGATTACAAAACATAagatatttttacacaaaattaaattaaaaatgcaaaataaccattttattttgaagatgATTACTGTAGATCATGTGACAACAATGAGCATACTACATTTTGGAACATTTATGAACACTTTCGCTTTCTAGGTAAAAGAAATCCCTGGTGAAGAAGAAggacactttagcatacttttaaaaagagtacttattggagaaataatacttaaaataatattcttgAGTGAAAACTAAATGTAGTGTTTAtggacacttaaagggttagttcacccaaaaatgaatattatgtcatttattactcaccctcatgtcgttccaaacctgtaagaccttcgttgatcttcagaacacaaattaagatatttttgataaaatccgatggctcagtgaggcctgcatcaccagcaataacattccctttttcaatgcccagaaagctactaaaaacgtatttaaaacagttcacgtgactacagtggttcaaccttaatgttatgaagcgacgagaatactttttgtgctccaaaaataacaaaatagcgactttattccacaatatcgaGTGACGGggaatttcaaaacactgcttcatgaagcttcgaagctttacaaatcatttgtttcgaatcagtgtttcggagcgcgtatcaaactgccaaagtcacgcaaactattgaagtttcaaaacacttatgacgttacgaagcctcatttactgaaatcatgtgattttggcgctctgaaccactgattcgaaacaaaagattcgtaaagcttcaaagcttcatgaagcagtgttttgaaattgcccatcactagatattgtggaataaagtcgctattttgttatttttggcgcacaaaaaatattctagtcgctttataatattaatgttgaaccactgtagtcacacgaactgttttaactatttttagtagctttctgggcattgaaaaagggagtgttattgctggcgatgtaggcctcactgagccatcggatttcatcaaaaatatcttaatttgtgttctgaagatgaacg
The DNA window shown above is from Ctenopharyngodon idella isolate HZGC_01 chromosome 10, HZGC01, whole genome shotgun sequence and carries:
- the sftpba gene encoding prosaposin isoform X1; the protein is MTAFKLEFLFFTALLGSVEIRSVDTTGMKNVPMGADDTVMGDMCQDCTQIFELLKDLVSNQDFQDKQIEAKLTATLEQVCDKLPAQFSQVCHTEVEKMLPLAITFISSLMNPSDICTFLGLCGGRNSGKMKDMFLNHMAKTVQMPIMKLEGSIQCSVCTHIVSTLGYLFPKERTQSIITVLLESLCREFPTLIQPQCNKLVEKYVQRLVDMLLNNTSPNFICTLLHLCEIWEHPVNAAPALSDCDSCLTLTVLTRMHLGSNATESQAASFLDTVCQLHPGAMPKCDMYVQKHGNQLLVLLRKPQGALDICKMANLCVSGEREPVIAADPCSLGPDYSCKDLQTALDCGAVSFCQKNVWK
- the sftpba gene encoding prosaposin isoform X2, with protein sequence MTAFKLEFLFFTALLGSVEIRSVDTTGMKNVPMGADDTVMGDMCQDCTQIFELLKDLVSNQDFQAKLTATLEQVCDKLPAQFSQVCHTEVEKMLPLAITFISSLMNPSDICTFLGLCGGRNSGKMKDMFLNHMAKTVQMPIMKLEGSIQCSVCTHIVSTLGYLFPKERTQSIITVLLESLCREFPTLIQPQCNKLVEKYVQRLVDMLLNNTSPNFICTLLHLCEIWEHPVNAAPALSDCDSCLTLTVLTRMHLGSNATESQAASFLDTVCQLHPGAMPKCDMYVQKHGNQLLVLLRKPQGALDICKMANLCVSGEREPVIAADPCSLGPDYSCKDLQTALDCGAVSFCQKNVWK